Proteins encoded together in one Vitis vinifera cultivar Pinot Noir 40024 chromosome 4, ASM3070453v1 window:
- the LOC100259490 gene encoding 3-ketoacyl-CoA synthase 11, whose amino-acid sequence MSETNPNTPLIPPSPSRKLPDFKKSVKLKYVKLGYHYLITHGMYLFLSPLIVLIAAQLSTFSLQDLHDLWENLKFNLISVILCSALLVFLSTLFVLTRPRPVYLVDFSCYKPDDARKCSRQIFMDRSKQIGSFTEENIEFQKKIIERSGLGESTYLPEAVINVPPNPSMAEARKEAEMVMFGALDQLFEKTMVKPKDIGILIVNCSLFNPTPSLSAMVINHYKLRGNIISYNLGGMGCSAGLISIDLAKNLLQVHPNSYALVISMENITLNWYFGNERSMLVSNCLFRMGGAAILLSNKWSDRRRSKYQLVHTVRTHKGSDDKCFACVTQKEDSNGKIGVSLSKDLMAVAGDALKTNITTLGPLVLPMSEQLLFFATLVGKKVFKMKVKPYIPDFKLAFEHFCIHAGGRAVLDELEKNLQLSDWHMEPSRMTLYRFGNTSSSSLWYELAYTEAKGRVKKGDRTWQIAFGSGFKCNSAIWKALRTVNPAKEKNPWMDEIHWFPVDVPMVSTL is encoded by the coding sequence ATGTCGGAAACAAATCCAAACACACCCTTGATTCCACCATCGCCATCCCGAAAGCTTCCCGATTTCAAAAAGTCTGTGAAATTGAAATACGTGAAACTTGGCTACCATTACCTCATTACCCATGGCATGTACCTTTTCCTATCGCCTCTCATTGTCCTCATTGCTGCCCAGCTCTCCACATTCTCTCTCCAAGATCTCCATGATCTCTGGGAAAATCTTAAATTCAATCTCATTTCAGTGATCCTTTGCTCGGCTCTCCTTGTCTTTTTATCGACCCTCTTTGTCCTTACTCGTCCTCGCCCTGTTTATCTAGTTGATTTCTCGTGCTATAAGCCTGATGATGCTAGGAAATGTTCTAGGCAGATTTTCATGGATCGGTCCAAGCAGATTGGTTCATTTACAGAGGAAAATATTgagtttcaaaagaaaattatcgaGAGATCAGGGCTTGGGGAGTCAACTTACCTCCCTGAGGCTGTTATCAATGTTCCACCAAATCCATCAATGGCAGAAGCCAGAAAAGAAGCTGAGATGGTGATGTTTGGGGCACTTGATCAGCTTTTTGAAAAGACGATGGTGAAACCGAAAGATATTGGGATTTTGATTGTGAATTGTAGTTTGTTTAATCCGACTCCGTCTCTTTCAGCAATGGTCATTAACCATTATAAGCTTCGAGGGAATATTATTAGCTATAATCTAGGTGGGATGGGCTGTAGTGCTGGTTTGATATCAATTGATCTTGCCAAAAATCTCCTTCAAGTTCATCCTAATTCCTATGCTTTGGTCATTAGCATGGAAAAcatcactttgaattggtactTTGGGAATGAGAGGTCAATGCTTGTTTCAAATTGTTTGTTCAGAATGGGGGGTGCTGCCATTTTGCTTTCAAACAAGTGGTCTGACAGGCGACGATCCAAGTATCAGTTGGTTCATACTGTTCGAACCCACAAAGGTTCTGATGATAAGTGTTTTGCTTGTGTTACCCAAAAGGAGGATTCCAATGGGAAGATCGGAGTGTCTTTGTCGAAGGATTTGATGGCTGTTGCTGGAGATGCTTTGAAGACTAATATCACTACCTTGGGTCCTCTTGTGCTGCCGATGTCTGAACAGCTGCTTTTCTTTGCCACATTGGTAGGGAAAAAGGTTTTCAAGATGAAGGTGAAGCCCtatattccagacttcaaacTGGCTTTCGAGCATTTTTGCATTCATGCTGGAGGAAGAGCTGTGCTGGATGAATTAGAGAAAAACTTGCAGCTTTCGGATTGGCATATGGAACCTTCGAGGATGACCCTCTACCGGTTTGGCAACACTTCAAGCAGCTCTCTTTGGTATGAATTGGCTTATACAGAAGCCAAAGGGAGGGTGAAGAAGGGAGACAGAACATGGCAGATAGCATTTGGCTCTGGATTCAAATGTAACAGTGCAATTTGGAAGGCTCTTCGGACTGTGAATCCAGCAAAGGAGAAGAACCCATGGATGGATGAGATACACTGGTTCCCAGTGGATGTTCCAATGGTCTCAACCCTCTAG